A genomic window from Streptomyces sp. HUAS YS2 includes:
- a CDS encoding sensor histidine kinase, translated as MDVRTPWQALTRPLAYPRSVWPWRSAGYLASGAVTGAAALAVLLVLAMFSLLLVGLPLLLFAGVALGGIERRRLRIAETTPAADPHRVPDTPGLAAWLRIRVREQATWRELAYAVLHATVLWPLDLIVLAVCLGLPAALLGAPLRLALDGQETKVVKAYLVTSYPEAFAASLLGAVLLVALLYPVAALAGARAAMARALLAPRETELTDRIGEVTRSRARLVDAFEAERRRIERDLHDGAQQRLVALTMTLGLARLDAPPGSPLGDQLAKAHDEAGQVLTELRELIHGIHPQVLADFGLGAALADAADRSAVPVDADIELPRLPTAVESAGYFAVCEALANIGKHSGATKARLTARYASGSLTLLVQDDGRGGADPAGGSGLTGLADRIAVLDGTLTISSPPGGPTLIRVEIPCPPPSA; from the coding sequence ATGGATGTCCGCACGCCCTGGCAGGCGCTCACCCGGCCGCTCGCGTACCCCCGTTCCGTCTGGCCCTGGCGGTCCGCCGGGTATCTCGCGAGCGGGGCCGTCACCGGGGCGGCCGCGCTCGCGGTGCTGCTGGTCCTCGCCATGTTCTCGCTGCTGCTCGTCGGGTTGCCGCTGCTCCTGTTCGCCGGCGTCGCGCTCGGCGGCATCGAGCGCCGCCGGCTCCGCATCGCCGAGACCACCCCCGCCGCCGACCCGCACCGCGTGCCCGACACCCCCGGCCTCGCCGCCTGGCTCCGGATCCGGGTGCGCGAGCAGGCGACCTGGCGGGAGCTGGCGTACGCCGTGCTGCACGCCACCGTTCTGTGGCCGCTCGACCTGATCGTGCTCGCCGTCTGCCTGGGCCTGCCCGCGGCCCTTCTCGGCGCACCGCTCCGCCTGGCCCTCGACGGCCAGGAGACCAAGGTCGTCAAGGCGTACCTCGTCACCTCCTATCCGGAGGCGTTCGCCGCCTCCCTGCTCGGCGCCGTCCTCCTCGTCGCCCTGCTGTACCCGGTCGCGGCACTCGCCGGCGCCCGCGCCGCGATGGCCCGCGCGCTGCTCGCGCCCCGCGAGACCGAGCTGACCGACCGGATCGGCGAGGTGACCCGCTCCCGCGCCCGCCTCGTCGACGCCTTCGAGGCCGAGCGCCGCCGCATCGAACGCGATCTCCACGACGGCGCCCAACAGCGCCTCGTCGCCCTCACGATGACCCTCGGCCTCGCCCGCCTCGACGCCCCGCCCGGCAGCCCCCTCGGCGACCAGCTCGCCAAGGCGCACGACGAGGCCGGGCAGGTCCTCACCGAGCTGAGGGAGCTGATCCACGGCATCCATCCCCAGGTCCTCGCCGACTTCGGCCTGGGCGCGGCGCTCGCCGACGCCGCCGACCGCTCCGCCGTGCCCGTCGACGCGGACATCGAACTGCCCCGGCTCCCCACGGCGGTGGAGTCCGCCGGGTACTTCGCCGTCTGCGAGGCGCTCGCCAACATCGGCAAGCACAGCGGTGCGACCAAGGCCCGGCTCACCGCCCGGTACGCCTCCGGAAGCCTCACCCTCCTCGTCCAGGACGACGGCCGCGGCGGCGCCGACCCGGCCGGCGGGTCCGGACTCACCGGACTGGCCGACCGCATCGCCGTCCTCGATGGCACACTGACGATCTCCAGCCCGCCCGGCGGGCCGACCCTGATCCGAGTGGAGATCCCGTGCCCTCCTCCCTCCGCGTAG
- a CDS encoding response regulator transcription factor, which translates to MPSSLRVVLAEDSVLLREGLIGLLARFGHEVAAAVGDAEALREAVAAHAPDIVVTDVRMPPGFQDEGLRAAVALRAARPELPVLVLSQYVQRSYATELLDSGDGTGVGYLLKDRIGQVEEFLDALTRVAAGGTVVDPEVVRQLLRRRRDPLAALTPREREVLGLVAEGHSNGAIARRLVVTEAAVGKHIGNILGKLDLPPAEDTHRRVLAVLTYLRA; encoded by the coding sequence GTGCCCTCCTCCCTCCGCGTAGTCCTGGCCGAGGACAGCGTCCTCCTGCGCGAAGGGCTGATCGGGCTGCTCGCCCGCTTCGGCCACGAGGTCGCCGCCGCCGTCGGCGACGCCGAGGCCCTGCGCGAGGCGGTCGCCGCGCACGCCCCCGACATCGTCGTGACCGACGTCCGGATGCCGCCCGGTTTCCAGGACGAGGGGCTGCGCGCCGCGGTCGCGCTGCGCGCCGCACGCCCGGAGCTGCCGGTCCTGGTACTGAGCCAGTACGTGCAGCGCAGTTACGCCACCGAGCTGCTCGACTCCGGCGACGGCACGGGCGTGGGCTATCTGCTCAAGGACCGGATCGGCCAGGTCGAGGAGTTCCTGGACGCGCTCACCCGGGTCGCGGCCGGCGGCACGGTCGTCGACCCCGAGGTCGTCCGGCAGCTGCTGCGCCGCCGCCGCGACCCGCTGGCCGCGCTGACTCCGCGCGAGCGGGAGGTGCTGGGACTGGTCGCCGAGGGGCATTCGAACGGGGCGATCGCCCGCCGTCTCGTGGTGACCGAGGCCGCCGTCGGGAAGCACATCGGCAACATCCTCGGGAAGCTCGACCTCCCGCCGGCCGAGGACACGCACCGCCGGGTGCTGGCCGTGCTGACCTACCTGCGGGCGTAG
- a CDS encoding IclR family transcriptional regulator: MALKPEPIAPFHSVQYALRVLEAVARHAGGVTDTQIGRETGLPLGHLSSLLLMLRREGYVEQVADGAYVVGDSLVLLGSGATRREALERKLQETLRELRDSVGAAVYISRYIDGEVKITQFADGPRTPAVNEWVDFRSAAHASAVGKCLLTQLDQNGRRDHLSRHKIARLTSRTITNEKVLFSKLDSQPASVPVLDLQEYAVGTVCAAVPLTAGSAVGCLALSLPIEHAHRLRAAADTLNRKAAPVVLSLAI, encoded by the coding sequence GTGGCGCTGAAGCCCGAGCCCATCGCGCCGTTCCACTCGGTGCAGTACGCCCTTCGTGTCCTGGAGGCGGTGGCCCGGCACGCGGGCGGTGTCACGGACACCCAGATCGGACGCGAGACCGGCCTGCCGCTCGGTCACCTGTCCTCCCTCCTCCTCATGCTCCGCCGCGAGGGTTACGTGGAGCAGGTCGCCGACGGCGCGTACGTCGTCGGTGACTCCCTCGTCCTGCTCGGCTCCGGCGCCACCCGCCGCGAGGCCCTGGAGCGCAAGCTCCAGGAAACCCTCCGCGAGCTGCGCGACTCCGTCGGCGCGGCGGTCTACATCAGCCGGTACATCGACGGCGAGGTGAAGATCACCCAGTTCGCGGACGGCCCGCGCACGCCCGCGGTCAACGAGTGGGTGGACTTCCGCTCGGCGGCGCACGCCAGCGCGGTCGGCAAGTGCCTGCTCACCCAGCTCGACCAGAACGGGCGCCGCGACCACCTCTCCCGCCACAAGATCGCCCGGCTGACCTCCCGGACGATCACCAACGAGAAGGTGCTCTTCTCCAAGCTGGACAGCCAGCCCGCGTCCGTCCCGGTGCTCGACCTCCAGGAGTACGCGGTGGGCACGGTCTGCGCGGCGGTCCCGCTGACGGCCGGATCGGCGGTCGGCTGCCTCGCGCTCTCCCTGCCGATCGAGCACGCCCACCGGCTGCGCGCGGCGGCCGACACGCTGAACCGGAAGGCGGCGCCGGTGGTGCTGTCGCTGGCGATCTGA
- a CDS encoding LLM class flavin-dependent oxidoreductase: MSDPIRGEVRGTAPVPLSVLDLVTVGSGRTASQALATSVEISRLAERRGYHRHWVAEHHSMPGVASSSPAVILAHLAAHTERIRLGSGGVMLPNHAPLVIAEQFGTLEALAPGRVDLGLGRAPGTDGATAAALRRTDHLNEGGDDFPQQLSELTRFLDDDFPDGHSYARIHAVPGPVQGPKGRPPIWLLGSSGFSARLAGMLGLPFAFAHHFSAQNTVPALDLYRDSFRPSEALDAPYALIGVSALASDDAKEARRQVLTGALSMLRLRTGRPGLIPTPEEAEAYEFSAPEREFVNSWLGNVIHGTADEVRTGLDGLQKRTGADELMITANAHGGEARLRSYELIADAYGLPGGDVPGE, encoded by the coding sequence GTGAGCGACCCGATCCGGGGAGAGGTGCGCGGGACCGCGCCCGTCCCGCTGTCCGTTCTGGACCTGGTGACCGTCGGCAGCGGGCGGACCGCCTCGCAGGCCCTGGCCACCAGTGTGGAGATCAGCCGGCTCGCCGAGCGGCGCGGCTACCACCGCCACTGGGTGGCCGAGCACCACTCCATGCCCGGCGTCGCGTCCTCGTCGCCGGCCGTGATCCTCGCCCACCTCGCCGCGCACACCGAGCGCATCCGGCTCGGCTCCGGCGGCGTGATGCTGCCCAACCACGCCCCGCTGGTGATCGCCGAGCAGTTCGGCACCCTGGAGGCGCTGGCCCCGGGCCGGGTCGACCTCGGGCTCGGCCGCGCACCGGGCACGGACGGGGCGACGGCGGCCGCCCTGCGCCGTACGGACCATCTGAACGAAGGGGGCGACGACTTTCCGCAGCAGCTCTCCGAGCTGACCCGGTTCCTGGACGACGACTTCCCCGACGGGCACTCGTACGCCCGGATCCACGCCGTGCCCGGTCCCGTGCAGGGCCCGAAGGGGCGCCCGCCGATCTGGCTGCTCGGCTCGTCCGGCTTCAGCGCCCGGCTGGCCGGGATGCTCGGGCTGCCGTTCGCCTTCGCCCACCACTTCTCCGCGCAGAACACCGTCCCGGCGCTCGACCTCTACCGGGACTCCTTCCGACCCTCCGAGGCGCTCGACGCGCCGTACGCGCTGATCGGCGTCTCGGCGCTGGCGAGCGACGACGCGAAGGAGGCGCGCCGGCAGGTGCTGACCGGCGCGCTGTCGATGCTGCGGCTGCGCACCGGCAGGCCCGGGCTGATCCCGACGCCGGAGGAGGCGGAGGCGTACGAATTCAGCGCGCCGGAGCGGGAGTTCGTGAACTCCTGGCTCGGGAACGTGATCCACGGGACCGCGGACGAGGTCCGCACCGGCCTGGACGGGCTCCAGAAGCGCACCGGCGCGGACGAGCTGATGATCACCGCCAACGCGCACGGCGGGGAGGCGCGGCTGCGGAGCTACGAGCTGATCGCGGACGCGTACGGACTGCCGGGCGGAGACGTTCCGGGGGAGTGA
- a CDS encoding glycosyl hydrolase family 18 protein: MHPRKPLIAALLSSALAAGALAATVGLGSAQAAGTATPAASTGGVKIAYYDQWSVYGNAFYPKHLDTRGIAAKLDVINYSFGNIHPTDLTCFEANKAAGDDANPNAGDGAGDSYADYQKSFSAADSVDGVADKWDQPIVGVFNQFKELKAKHPHLKINISLGGWTYSKYFSDAAKTDASRKKLVASCIKQYIQGDLPVEGGFGGAGSAAGIFDGIDIDWEYPGSPDGHLGNHYASEDKQNFTLLLAEFRKQLDEYGAAHGGKKYLLTAALPAGQDKIKNIETDKIGAYLDYANIMTYDMHGAWDGDGPTYHQSPLYSGASDPTDVIKPGTEKYSIDNAIDSWIDGKPAYGIAGGFPANKLTLGYEFYYRGWKGVPAGTKNGLAQPATGASAARPVSQQAGIAHYKELGGIVDNAATTFWDDEAKSAYFYKDGEFFTGLDKRTIQARADYAHQRGLAGAMMYSLLGLDANATLFNDIVTAVGGSPSTPTPTPTPTDPTPTPTPTDPTPTPTPTDPASCTAPAYVAGTVYNGGNEVSHKGHKWKAKWWTQNEEPGTTGEWGVWQDLGAC; this comes from the coding sequence GTGCACCCCCGCAAACCCCTGATCGCCGCACTCCTCAGCTCGGCCCTCGCCGCCGGCGCGCTGGCCGCGACCGTCGGCCTCGGCTCCGCCCAGGCGGCCGGCACGGCCACCCCCGCGGCCTCCACGGGCGGCGTGAAGATCGCGTACTACGACCAGTGGAGCGTCTACGGCAACGCCTTCTACCCCAAGCACCTGGACACCCGGGGGATCGCGGCCAAGCTCGACGTCATCAACTACTCGTTCGGCAACATCCACCCGACCGACCTGACCTGTTTCGAGGCCAACAAGGCGGCCGGTGACGACGCCAACCCCAACGCCGGTGACGGCGCGGGCGACTCGTACGCCGACTACCAGAAGTCCTTCTCGGCGGCGGACAGCGTCGACGGCGTGGCCGACAAGTGGGACCAGCCGATCGTGGGCGTCTTCAACCAGTTCAAGGAGCTGAAGGCGAAGCACCCGCACCTGAAGATCAACATCTCGCTGGGCGGCTGGACCTACTCCAAGTACTTCTCCGACGCGGCGAAGACGGACGCGAGCCGCAAGAAGCTCGTGGCCTCCTGCATCAAGCAGTACATCCAGGGCGACCTGCCGGTCGAGGGCGGCTTCGGCGGCGCGGGCAGCGCGGCCGGGATCTTCGACGGCATCGACATCGACTGGGAGTACCCGGGCTCGCCCGACGGCCACCTCGGCAACCACTACGCCTCCGAGGACAAGCAGAACTTCACCCTGTTGCTCGCCGAGTTCCGCAAGCAGCTCGACGAGTACGGCGCGGCGCACGGCGGCAAGAAGTACCTGCTGACGGCGGCGCTGCCGGCCGGCCAGGACAAGATCAAGAACATCGAGACGGACAAGATCGGCGCGTACCTCGACTACGCGAACATCATGACGTACGACATGCACGGCGCCTGGGACGGCGACGGGCCGACGTACCACCAGTCGCCGCTGTACTCGGGCGCCTCCGACCCGACCGACGTCATCAAGCCGGGCACGGAGAAGTACTCGATCGACAACGCGATCGACTCCTGGATCGACGGCAAGCCGGCGTACGGCATCGCGGGCGGCTTCCCGGCGAACAAGCTGACGCTCGGCTACGAGTTCTACTACCGCGGCTGGAAGGGCGTCCCGGCCGGCACGAAGAACGGCCTCGCGCAGCCGGCCACCGGCGCGTCGGCGGCCCGCCCGGTCAGCCAGCAGGCGGGCATCGCCCACTACAAGGAGCTCGGCGGCATCGTCGACAACGCGGCGACGACCTTCTGGGACGACGAGGCGAAGTCGGCGTACTTCTACAAGGACGGCGAGTTCTTCACCGGCCTGGACAAGCGGACCATCCAGGCGCGGGCGGACTACGCGCACCAGCGCGGGCTGGCCGGCGCGATGATGTACTCCCTGCTCGGACTCGACGCGAACGCGACGCTGTTCAACGACATCGTGACCGCGGTCGGCGGCTCCCCTTCCACCCCCACGCCGACGCCGACCCCGACGGACCCCACCCCCACGCCGACCCCCACGGACCCGACGCCGACCCCGACCCCGACCGACCCGGCGTCCTGCACGGCCCCGGCGTACGTGGCCGGCACGGTCTACAACGGCGGCAACGAGGTCTCCCACAAGGGCCACAAGTGGAAGGCCAAGTGGTGGACCCAGAACGAGGAGCCCGGCACCACCGGCGAGTGGGGCGTCTGGCAGGACCTCGGCGCCTGCTGA
- a CDS encoding putative bifunctional diguanylate cyclase/phosphodiesterase yields the protein MSGTSEGPAHVPLSTAPGTTHPITERHHDTLIEESADARRRAAELRDYRAAFRAAQLAMAVVDREGVVVAANEALGSLLGTDPGSLHDQAAADLVDLASDGRTWHAYREVLRGRRSRFRCTRRLKHPDGRSLWAEVTVAPAADSGRVLLSIADISDRRELQARLRHLQMHDPVTRLPNRTLFFERLAVALETAAQQAAEDGTESAIDAAYHAHRPRRSHQPHQPHQPHQPYGLGETGRIGLIYLDLDGFKAVNDTMGHRVGDRLLAAVAARLTECADNDGYTRSGGHLVARLGGDEFAILVEDSTGTEQLADLAQSVLCALQQPFDLAGQRLSVSASIGVVERAAHGTTATGLMQAADTTLYWAKADGKARWTLFDPERNAHRMTRQALSSTLRPAVERGEFALEYQPLVGMADGAVNGVEALVRWNHPQFGTLAPNRFVGIAEEDGSIVELGRWVLRTACRQARQWQQEHPGEQPLFVSVNVAVRQVWDSDLVADVAGILTETGLAPHLLQLELTESAVMGSAGRPLQALQALSDMGVRIAIDDFGTGYSNLAYLSRLPVSVLKLDGSFVRGFQDEAHANPADELIVEALVHLAHRLGLTVTAECVETSGQATRLRRIGCDTGQGWLYSRAVPPDRIAELIGVAPLPV from the coding sequence GTGAGCGGAACCTCCGAAGGACCGGCACACGTACCGCTCTCCACCGCGCCGGGAACCACGCATCCGATCACGGAGCGTCATCACGACACCCTGATCGAGGAGTCGGCCGACGCCCGGCGGCGGGCGGCCGAACTGCGCGACTACCGGGCCGCGTTCCGCGCCGCCCAGCTGGCGATGGCGGTGGTGGACCGCGAGGGCGTGGTGGTGGCGGCGAACGAGGCGCTCGGCTCGCTGCTCGGCACCGACCCGGGCTCGCTGCACGACCAGGCCGCGGCCGACCTCGTCGACCTGGCGTCGGACGGCCGGACCTGGCACGCGTACCGCGAGGTGCTGCGCGGCCGGCGCTCGCGGTTCCGCTGTACGCGGCGGCTGAAGCACCCCGACGGACGCTCGCTGTGGGCGGAGGTCACGGTGGCCCCGGCGGCGGACAGCGGACGGGTGCTGCTGTCGATCGCGGACATCAGCGACCGGCGCGAACTCCAGGCGCGGCTGCGGCATCTGCAGATGCACGACCCGGTGACGCGGCTGCCGAACCGGACGTTGTTCTTCGAACGGCTGGCGGTGGCGCTGGAGACGGCGGCCCAGCAGGCGGCCGAGGACGGGACCGAGAGCGCGATCGACGCGGCGTACCACGCGCACCGGCCGCGCCGATCACATCAACCGCACCAGCCCCATCAGCCCCACCAGCCGTACGGGCTTGGCGAAACGGGGCGGATCGGCCTGATCTACCTGGACCTCGACGGCTTCAAGGCGGTCAACGACACGATGGGCCACCGGGTCGGCGACCGGCTGCTCGCCGCGGTCGCCGCGCGGCTGACCGAGTGCGCGGACAACGACGGGTACACCAGGAGCGGCGGGCATCTCGTGGCGCGGCTCGGCGGCGACGAGTTCGCGATCCTGGTCGAGGACTCCACCGGCACCGAGCAACTGGCCGATCTGGCCCAGTCGGTGCTCTGCGCGCTGCAGCAGCCGTTCGACCTGGCCGGGCAGCGGCTGTCGGTCTCGGCCTCGATCGGCGTGGTCGAACGGGCGGCGCACGGCACGACGGCGACGGGCCTGATGCAGGCCGCGGACACCACGCTGTACTGGGCGAAGGCGGACGGCAAGGCCCGCTGGACGCTGTTCGACCCGGAGCGCAACGCGCACCGGATGACCCGGCAGGCGCTCTCCTCGACACTGCGCCCGGCGGTGGAGCGCGGGGAGTTCGCGCTGGAGTACCAGCCGCTGGTGGGCATGGCCGACGGAGCCGTGAACGGGGTGGAGGCGCTGGTGCGCTGGAATCACCCGCAGTTCGGGACACTTGCGCCGAATCGGTTCGTCGGGATCGCCGAGGAGGACGGCTCGATCGTCGAGCTGGGCCGGTGGGTGCTGCGCACCGCGTGCCGCCAGGCCCGGCAGTGGCAGCAGGAACACCCCGGCGAGCAGCCGCTGTTCGTGAGCGTGAACGTGGCGGTCCGCCAGGTCTGGGACTCGGACCTGGTCGCGGACGTGGCGGGCATCCTCACGGAGACGGGCCTGGCCCCGCACCTGCTCCAGCTGGAGCTGACCGAGTCCGCGGTGATGGGCTCGGCGGGCCGCCCGCTCCAGGCGCTCCAGGCGCTGAGCGACATGGGCGTACGGATCGCGATCGACGACTTCGGTACGGGCTACTCGAACCTCGCGTACCTCAGCCGCCTCCCGGTCTCCGTCCTGAAGCTGGACGGTTCGTTCGTCCGCGGCTTCCAGGACGAGGCGCACGCGAACCCGGCGGACGAGCTGATCGTCGAGGCCCTGGTCCACCTCGCCCACCGCCTGGGCCTCACGGTCACCGCGGAGTGCGTCGAGACCTCCGGTCAGGCGACCCGGCTGCGCCGCATCGGCTGCGACACCGGCCAGGGCTGGCTCTACTCCCGTGCCGTCCCGCCGGACCGCATCGCCGAGCTCATCGGCGTCGCACCGCTGCCGGTCTGA